From Candidatus Methylomirabilota bacterium:
CCACGATGGTCAGGATGCCCGCGAGCGTCATGTAGATGCTGAAGAGGCCACGGGCCCGCTCGCAGTGATGATAGATGAAGCGCGGCCACCAGTCGGTGGGCTCGGGTCCCGGACAGAGCCCGACCTGGACGAGGCCCAGGAAGGCCGCCCCCGCCGACACCACGGCCAACGCCGACAGGAACCGGTCGGCGGCATGGCTCCCCGGCAGCGCGTCGGCCGTGACGAAGAGCGTCGAGGCCAGGAGCAATCCCTTGGAGGCGAGCAGACCTTGGACGGCATGTCCGGAGGCGAGGGCGGAGATCATGCTCACCACCGAGAAGGCCAGCACAGGCGTCCAGAGCGGCCAGACCTGAGCGCGGCGGACCTCAGGGTCGCGCAGCCGCCACAGCCAGAGCAGGGTCAGGAGGGCGAGGGCGCTCTCCGACAGCGTGATCGAGAAGCCGAGCCCGACGACGAAAGCGCCGAGGAGAATTTGACGGACGGTGGCGGACGTCAATATGCGTTCCGGTCGAAGAGCACCCGCACCACCGTGAGCCCGATGATCTTGAGGTCGAGCCAGAGGGACCAGCGCTCGATGTACTCGAGGTCGTGCTCGATCCGCTTCTCGAGCGAGGTGTGGCCACGCAGCCCGTGGACCTGCGCCCATCCGGTGACGCCGGACTTGACCTTGTGGCGGAGCATGTAGCCCGGCACGGACTGCCGGAAGCGCTCGACGAATACCGGCCGCTCCGGGCGCGGGCCCACCACGCTCATCTCGCCGCGCAGGACATTGATGAACTGGGGCATCTCGTCGAGGCTGAAGCGGCGGAGGAAGGTGCCGATGGACGTGCGCCGCGGATCGTCGCGCGGCGCCCACACGGGTCCCGTCTCGGCCTCCGCGTCGAGCCGCATGGTGCGGAACTTGAGCATGCGGAACCGTTGGCCGTCGAGTCCCATGCGCTCCTGTCCGAAGAGGACGGGCCCGCGGGAGCTGCTCTTGACCGCGACGGCGATCAAGAGGAGGAGGGGCGACAGGGCGATCACGATGGAGGCGGAGAACGCCACGTCGAAGACGCGCTTGGCCACCTGGTTCCAGCCATGGAGCGGCGAGTCCCGCAGGTGGACGAAGGGCAGACCCTCGAACTCCTCCACCCCGCCGCGCAGCGAGGTGAACCGGCCGAGATCCGGCACCACGTGGATAGTCACGGGCTCGTCGCCGATGGCTTCGAGGAGCCCGCCGAGCCGGCCATAGTCCTCGTGCGCGAGGGCCAGGATGACGTGATCGACCGAGTGGGCGTCGAGCACGGCGCGCAGATCGGCGAATCCGCCCAGGGAGGGAACGCTGCCCGCCGGTTCCTTGGCGTCGCCCACCAGGCCGAGCAATCGGATGCCGATATCCGGGCGCGCGTGGAGTCGCTGGACCACGCCGGCCGCCAGCTCTCCGCCGCCCACCACCACGGCATAGCGCTGGTTGTAGCCATGACGCCGCGCGAAGCGGAGCACCTCGCGGAAGACGTAGCGGGCAAAGGACACGGAGGCGATGGACAGCACCCAGAAGTACACGATGACCACGCGCGAGTAGTCGTACTCGCGGAAGAAGAACGTCATGACGCTGACGAGGACGAGGGCGCCCAGGCTCGAGGCCTTGGCGATGTCCGTGACCTCGGACAGCCGTGAGCCGATGCGCCGCGGCCGGTACAGATCGAAGGCCCGGAAGGCGATGCCCCAGACGATCAGGATGGGCAGCAGCATCAAGAGATAGGGTTCGATGGGCGGGGTGCCGTGTCGCGAGGGCGGGCCCGCGACGTGGAAGCGGATAACGTACGCGACGAGCCAGCAGGCGGCCACGAGCAGGAGGTCGCCCACCAGCATGAGCTGCTCGAGGACTCGCGAGTGCGCCTTCAGCATCGCGCGCGCTCCGCGTGGCGGGCGGCCAGGTACTGCTCGACACGCTCCTTGAACACGGGCCGGTCGAAGGCCTCGGCGCGACGCCGGAGGGCCTTCGGCTCGAAGCGCAGGGGTCCGGACTCGAAGCGCCGGATGGCGTCCATCAGGTCATCGACGCTCTGACGCTCGAAGAAGACTCCCGTGGCGGGCTCCCCGCCTCCGGCTCCCACCACGGTCTCCAGCGCGCCTCCCTGCCCCAGCGCGATGACGGGCCGCCCCGAGGCCATAGCCTCGAGCGGCGTGATGCCGAAATCCTCGAGCGTGGGGAAGAGGAGAGCCCGGCAACGGGCGTAGAGCTCGGCGATCTCGGCGTCGTCGCGCCAGCCCAGGAGCTCCACCGTGGGGCCCGCCTGGGCGCGCAGGCGCGCCTCCTCGGGCCCCGTGCCCACCACGACGAGCCGCCGCCCGAGCTTGCTGGCCGCGGCCACCGCGAGGTCGACCCGCTTGTACGGCGTGAGGGCCGAGACGACGAGATAGAACTCGCCCGGCCCCTCCTCGACGCGGAAGCGGGCCACGTCCACCGGAGGATAGATGACGTCGGCCGGCCGGCCATAGGCGCGGCGGATCCGATCCGCCACGAAGCGCGAGATCGCGATGAAGTGATGCACGCCCCCCGCGGTCCGGCGGTCCCAGCGGCGGAGCCAGGCGGCGAGCGGCGGCATCACGGCCCGCGCGAGCGGGCCGGCGCGCGGCCCGAAGTACTCTCCATAGAGGTCCCAGACATAGCGCATCGGCGTGAAGCAGTAGCAGACGTGAAGCGCGCCGGACGGCACCCGCACGCCCTTGGCCACCGCGTGGCTGGACGAGAGCACGAGGTCGTAGCCCCGGAGGTCGAAGCGGCCGACCGCCGCGGGAAAGAGGGGCAGGTAGTTCCGGTAGCCCGCCGCCGCTCCGGGAAGACGCTGGATGAACGAGGTGGTGACTCGCCGGCGCTCGATCGTCTCCGACACCGAGCCCGGCACGTGCAGGAGCGTGAAGAGATCCGCCTCGGGAAAGAGCTCGCAGAAGACCTCGAGGCAGCGCTCGCCGCCGCGCATGCCGGTCAGCCAGTCGTGCACCAGGGCGACTTTCTCGAACCTGCCCGAAGCGGATGGGAGCCTGATGAGGCCTCCGAGGGCGCTCAGCGGGCGGAGGCGCGGATCCGCTGCCGCCAGAAGTCGAGGAGCTCGGTCAGGGTGCGCTCGAAGGGAATCTCCACCTTCCATCCCGTCGCCTTGTGGATCTTGGCCGGACTGCCCTCGAGAATCATGACGTCGGAGGGGCGCAACCGGGCGGGATCCGTCTTGACCGTGATCCCCTTCACCGTGGAGAGGCCGAGCAGGAAGTCGAGCACCTGCTGGATGGGCCACGACTTCCCCGAGCAGAGATTGTAGACTTCCCCGGGCTCCCCGCGCTCGAGGAGCAGCCAGTAGCCACGGACGATGTCGCGCACGTCCGAGTAGTCGCGGCGCGGCGTCAGATCTCCCACGTAGACGGTGGGCTCCCGGAGGCCGGCCTCGATCTCGGCCACCTGCCGGGCGAAGTTCGAGGTGACGAAGACGTCGCCTCGACGCGGTCCTTCGTGGTTGAAGGCGCGGGTCCGGATGATGGGCAGTCCGTAGCTCTTGAAATACTGGAAGGCCATCATGTCCTGCGTCACCTTGCTCACCGCGTAGGGCGAGAGCGGCCGCAGGGGATTGGTCTCCCGGATGGGCAGCTCCTCGTCGTAGACGAGCCCGTACTCCTCGCTCGACCCCACGGCCAGGAATCGCGGCGACATCTTGAGGCCGCGGATGGCCTCGAGCACGTTGATCTGGGCGAGGATATTGGTGGTGAGCGTCTCGGCCGGGGCATGCCACGAGACACCCACGAAGCTCTGGGCGGCCAGGTGAATGACGTAGTCGGGCTGCGAGGTCTCGAGCAGCGCGCGCACCGACGACAGGTCCCGGAGGTCGGACTCGATGAAGCTCACCTTCGACCGCAGGTGATCGATGTTCTCCGTCTTGCTCCGCCAGCGGTTGGAGCCGAAGACCTCGGCGCCCTTGGCCAAGGCATACTCGGCCATGTGGCTACCCACGAAGCCGGTGATGCCGGTGATGAGCACTCGCATTCGCTGACGCTCCCCGGAAAGATTTCCTCGCGCGATTCCCGGCAATTATACGCCAGAGGTCGAGGACTTCCGCTCTGGAAAACGGGCGACGGCGCGATAGAGGTCGGCCGTCTCCGCGACCATGCGCTCGACGCCGAACTGATCCTCCACCCGCCGCCGTCCCGCGTCACCCATGCTCCGCCGCGTGGCCGCGGGCTCGCCGAGCAGGCGCTCCACGGCATCCGCGAGGGCAATGGGCTGATCGGCCGCCACGAGCAGGCCG
This genomic window contains:
- a CDS encoding undecaprenyl-phosphate glucose phosphotransferase, with the protein product MLKAHSRVLEQLMLVGDLLLVAACWLVAYVIRFHVAGPPSRHGTPPIEPYLLMLLPILIVWGIAFRAFDLYRPRRIGSRLSEVTDIAKASSLGALVLVSVMTFFFREYDYSRVVIVYFWVLSIASVSFARYVFREVLRFARRHGYNQRYAVVVGGGELAAGVVQRLHARPDIGIRLLGLVGDAKEPAGSVPSLGGFADLRAVLDAHSVDHVILALAHEDYGRLGGLLEAIGDEPVTIHVVPDLGRFTSLRGGVEEFEGLPFVHLRDSPLHGWNQVAKRVFDVAFSASIVIALSPLLLLIAVAVKSSSRGPVLFGQERMGLDGQRFRMLKFRTMRLDAEAETGPVWAPRDDPRRTSIGTFLRRFSLDEMPQFINVLRGEMSVVGPRPERPVFVERFRQSVPGYMLRHKVKSGVTGWAQVHGLRGHTSLEKRIEHDLEYIERWSLWLDLKIIGLTVVRVLFDRNAY
- a CDS encoding glycosyltransferase → MHDWLTGMRGGERCLEVFCELFPEADLFTLLHVPGSVSETIERRRVTTSFIQRLPGAAAGYRNYLPLFPAAVGRFDLRGYDLVLSSSHAVAKGVRVPSGALHVCYCFTPMRYVWDLYGEYFGPRAGPLARAVMPPLAAWLRRWDRRTAGGVHHFIAISRFVADRIRRAYGRPADVIYPPVDVARFRVEEGPGEFYLVVSALTPYKRVDLAVAAASKLGRRLVVVGTGPEEARLRAQAGPTVELLGWRDDAEIAELYARCRALLFPTLEDFGITPLEAMASGRPVIALGQGGALETVVGAGGGEPATGVFFERQSVDDLMDAIRRFESGPLRFEPKALRRRAEAFDRPVFKERVEQYLAARHAERARC
- a CDS encoding GDP-mannose 4,6-dehydratase translates to MRVLITGITGFVGSHMAEYALAKGAEVFGSNRWRSKTENIDHLRSKVSFIESDLRDLSSVRALLETSQPDYVIHLAAQSFVGVSWHAPAETLTTNILAQINVLEAIRGLKMSPRFLAVGSSEEYGLVYDEELPIRETNPLRPLSPYAVSKVTQDMMAFQYFKSYGLPIIRTRAFNHEGPRRGDVFVTSNFARQVAEIEAGLREPTVYVGDLTPRRDYSDVRDIVRGYWLLLERGEPGEVYNLCSGKSWPIQQVLDFLLGLSTVKGITVKTDPARLRPSDVMILEGSPAKIHKATGWKVEIPFERTLTELLDFWRQRIRASAR